A region of Acidobacteriota bacterium DNA encodes the following proteins:
- a CDS encoding patatin-like phospholipase family protein, producing the protein MTAAARPYRVLALDGGGVRGISTIVWLARLAERHGPAFLDGVDLYAGTSMGAANAMALACGSPLDRILQFYQTGDQIFARRVWPRGVSGRVLQVVSRAPGFHWIEPAVNVFLPKWEIDGLRGELQAFFGSRRMRELDREVAIVATLLSGTLTGTAQTSVQSVVMSRSRSSDEGELECWRAVLRSMAAPVYFPSFEGYVDGGVFAVNPSLAALGVAARSPGVDGATGQVRLLSIGCGQCPDGIGQDGPLEWGMLKWGARFPDIAQTATSGLDDLGVAEILGNRFFRFNPVLESSPALDDFRAVDELIHWAEQQTRTPEFESLSRYVEQYFLDRPAASGRS; encoded by the coding sequence GTGACGGCGGCCGCTCGCCCGTACCGGGTGCTGGCCCTCGACGGTGGCGGGGTCCGCGGCATCTCCACAATTGTCTGGCTCGCGAGGCTGGCAGAACGGCATGGCCCGGCGTTCCTGGACGGCGTTGACCTCTATGCCGGGACGTCGATGGGCGCGGCGAACGCGATGGCGCTGGCCTGCGGGTCGCCGCTCGACCGGATCCTCCAGTTCTACCAGACCGGCGACCAGATATTTGCGCGCCGCGTGTGGCCGCGAGGCGTTTCCGGACGGGTGTTGCAAGTCGTGTCGCGCGCCCCTGGTTTCCACTGGATTGAGCCGGCCGTCAACGTGTTTCTGCCCAAGTGGGAGATCGATGGACTGCGGGGCGAACTGCAGGCGTTCTTCGGTTCGAGGCGGATGAGAGAACTCGACCGCGAGGTCGCGATTGTCGCGACCCTCCTGTCGGGCACGCTGACCGGCACCGCCCAGACGAGCGTGCAGTCCGTGGTGATGAGCCGGTCACGGTCGTCGGACGAGGGTGAACTGGAATGCTGGCGCGCGGTCCTGCGCTCGATGGCCGCGCCGGTCTACTTTCCCAGTTTCGAAGGGTACGTCGATGGCGGCGTGTTTGCCGTCAATCCGTCGCTGGCAGCCCTCGGGGTGGCGGCGCGGTCGCCGGGCGTCGACGGGGCGACCGGGCAAGTGCGCTTGCTGTCCATCGGGTGCGGGCAGTGTCCGGACGGGATTGGCCAGGACGGTCCACTCGAGTGGGGCATGTTGAAGTGGGGGGCCCGGTTTCCCGACATCGCCCAGACCGCGACCAGCGGGCTCGACGACCTGGGCGTGGCGGAGATACTCGGGAACCGGTTCTTTCGCTTCAACCCAGTGCTCGAGAGCTCTCCGGCGCTCGACGACTTTCGCGCCGTTGACGAACTGATTCACTGGGCCGAGCAGCAGACCCGCACTCCCGAATTCGAGTCGCTGTCGCGGTACGTGGAGCAGTATTTCCTGGATCGGCCGGCCGCCAGTGGGAGGAGCTGA